Proteins found in one Schistocerca serialis cubense isolate TAMUIC-IGC-003099 chromosome 5, iqSchSeri2.2, whole genome shotgun sequence genomic segment:
- the LOC126481548 gene encoding uncharacterized protein LOC126481548 has protein sequence MPRGAQLFLLLALVTAARVLDTRAESALTEDDSQSSSQDSRVASHDRNEDTVEDRPDGEAPNASFRRGREAAGFDSRVDGRNGIGDESRKDEGPWLAMLEGSYIPAGSAREMVQREATIHENPGVWFGPRYGRRSSCGVDAPLKWRPQVEKRAAKSPALWFGPRVGRSSDGEPKGEDAVWTNDEREFKDSGSQRQDRRAQPPGLWFGPRVGRRSDAQVDDMLWFGPRPGRSVDMDKQEQTGDVYDDGVATRDQRAAKHPGLWFGPRFGR, from the coding sequence ATGCCGAGAGGTGCTCAGCTGTTCCTGCTGCTGGCTCTGGTGACTGCTGCTCGAGTTCTCGACACGAGGGCAGAATCCGCGCTGACGGAAGATGATTCGCAATCCTCATCCCAGGACAGCAGAGTGGCTTCGCACGACAGAAATGAAGATACCGTGGAAGATCGTCCCGATGGTGAGGCCCCGAATGCGTCGTTTCGCAGAGGAAGAGAGGCGGCGGGGTTCGATTCTCGTGTCGATGGACGGAATGGGATCGGTGACGAATCGAGAAAAGATGAAGGTCCGTGGTTGGCAATGCTAGAGGGGAGTTACATCCCTGCAGGGTCGGCGCGAGAAATGGTCCAGCGAGAAGCTACGATACACGAAAACCCTGGGGTGTGGTTCGGTCCACGGTACGGACGACGAAGCAGCTGTGGTGTTGACGCTCCCCTGAAGTGGCGGCCCCAAGTGGAAAAGCGGGCGGCCAAGTCCCCAGCACTGTGGTTCGGACCGCGGGTGGGCCGCAGTTCGGACGGAGAGCCAAAAGGTGAAGACGCGGTCTGGACGAACGACGAGAGGGAGTTCAAGGACAGTGGATCGCAGCGCCAAGACAGGCGTGCCCAGCCACCCGGTCTGTGGTTCGGACCCCGGGTTGGTCGGCGCAGTGACGCCCAAGTGGACGACATGCTATGGTTCGGACCCCGTCCCGGGCGAAGTGTAGATATGGACAAGCAGGAGCAGACTGGGGATGTGTACGACGATGGAGTCGCAACGCGGGACCAGAGGGCTGCTAAGCATCCTGGATTGTGGTTCGGTCCTCGCTTTGGTCGATAA